The genomic window AGACTGTTTAAAAGCTGAAGGTAGTTTCCCATTTTCCAACAAGCGGCCGAGGTTACGACTCCGCAGTAGGGAAAATGAAAGAACTTGGGTTAGCAACTGGGTAGAGTGAAGAGAGGAGCATACTGATACCAAGAGTAATGAGCAAAAATATTCCTCCATAACAAATCACTCTCTGTATGCTGTGGTGCATTTCAAACTTTACTAAGTCCTTAGAACGCAGTAGCTTTAAGCTGAAGAACAAAGGCTTAGCGACGAGATCCAGAATGAATCCCAGATCTCAAGCAGGGCATTGCAGAGTTTTTGGTTAGTGAGTGTGTTCGAAGATGAGATTCACAGAATCAGCAGGATGAGATCAGACAGTCTGTTTCCTTCTGATCATGTACAATTGTTCACCTATGTTCTAGCAGCACCACTTCCTATTATGTGTCACATGAAGTCTTAGCAAAACAAAGGTATTTAAATAATGATATGGAGGATATTTCCCTTTTTATGCCCTCCTGTATTGCTGTAAAATTAATGATTAAACTTATTTTTTATCTAATAGATCATGGATTGAGGAAGAAAAGCAAGAAGCAGCAAAGGGGTCAATGGAAACAAAGAAATGGGCAGCAAAGGGATGAATGGAAACCTAAAGACCCTTTCAGAAACTGCTCAGATCCTTCAGAGTACTGCGAAGGAGGTATCAGTAAATTTACACCATCCTGGTTTAAAGAAAAAGTCCCAGAAGGAGAAAGACCAAATGCATGTACTGAACGAGGGAGAAATTCCAACCACTGCCCAAATCTTGTACAAACTGTGAGACTCGATGAAGGACAGCAACCAGTTCAAAGTGCTGATAAGTGGGAGAACCTAATCACAAATTCACATTCAGTTAAGCACCAAGAAAAGATTGAATGTGGGAACACAATCACTGTGGGATcaagtcacacatatatccaacAATAtcataaaagagagaaagaatgtaTAAGTACTGAAGATGGGAAACTAGCTAACACAACACAAAAGAAACATTTGAAATGTTTGTGGTGTGAAAAATGCTTTGTCTGCAGAGCTGAGCTGGAAAACCATATAAGAATTCACTCAAGAGGAAGAACATTTCAGTGTACTGAAGATGAAGAAAGGTTTACTAAGAAGTCAAACCagctaaaacagaaaaaaattaacaGACGAGACAAACCTTTCAAGTGTactgaatgtgaaaaatgttttagatATAGATCATGGCTTATAATCCATCAGAGAAGTCACAAAGGACAGATGCCATTTAAATGCTCtgcatgtgataaatgtttcaatcATAAATCTGACGTTAGAAAAGATGAAATCCACACTGATGAGAAAccttttaaatgttctgaatgtgataaatgttttggtCAGAAAGGCAACCTGCGACAGCATGAAATAACGCACAAaaatgagaaaccatttaaatgttctgtatGCGATAAATGTTTTGGTCACAAACATCACCTGCAACGGCATGAAATGATCCACAGgaatgagaaaccatttaaatgttctgtatGCAATAAATGTTTTGGTCGCCAACACCATGTGCAACGACATGAAATGATCCATAGAAATGAGAAACCTTTTAAATGTTCTCactgtgataaatgtttcaatcAGAAATGTGATGTTAGAAAGCATGAAAGAattcacactggtgagaaaccatttaaatgttctcaaTGTGAGAAATGTTTCATTCAGAAATCTGATGTTAGAAAGcatgaaagaatccacactggtgagaaaccattcaAATGTTCtcaatgtgataaatgtttcaatcAGAAATGTGATGTTAGAAAGcatgaaagaatccacactggtgcaaaaccatttaaatgttctaaatgtgataaatgtttcaatcAGAAATCTGATGTTAGAaaacatgaaagaatccacactggtgagaaaccattcaAATGTTCtcaatgtgataaatgtttcaatcAGAAATGTGATGTTAGAAAGcatgaaagaatccacactggtgcaaaaccatttaaatgttctaaatgtgataaatgtttcaatcAGAAATCTGATGTTAGAaaacatgaaagaatccacaTGAGTGAGAAAATTTATAAAGGGAGATTTTCTTTAATACACTGCAAGTGCTAAGAAGGGCATCAGTAGCAAATCTCAAAGATTAAGATTGTCCCCAATATGTCACGGTATACAAAGGAGGTTCACTCCTATGAAGGAATGCACCTaataaacccatttggagaaactACCCCATGTGAAAGCATTTAAaagttctgaatgtgataaatgtttcaatcGGAAATCTGATGGTAGAAATCATGAAATAATCCAAACCAGTGATTAACCAATTAAATGTTCTGAATATGATCAACGTTTCAATCAGAATTTTAATATTATAAAGCACAACAGAATCCACATCAGTCAAACAATATTTCAgtattctgaatgtgataaatgtttctgTCAGAAAAGCAAGTTATAAAAACGTAAGATGATTCTTGTGGGTGAGAAACCATtgaaatgttctgaatgtgataaatggtATCACAAACGTCACCTGCGACTGTATGAAATAACCCGAAGCAAAGAGAATCCATTTAaattttctgaatgtgataaatgttttggaCAGAAGAGGTATATGTGGCTGCATGAAATGACCTACAGGAGTGAGAAACGTCAGTCATAAATCTTTTCTAATGAGCTACAATAAAATTCCAACATATCCTGCTTTATAAACAAGGTTCATTCTtatctaggtgtgtgtgtgtgttaaaaaaaagtaaataaaaagtcTGTAATATATATATTGGGGGTATAATCTTtggtgtgtttgtattaaatagttagtcagaaggaaggcaaaaaaatgcaggagtttgtgtatttgtttttctcttcctctcatccctttcccacccacccctttgatttataggcagttgacaatttcacatttaaaaaaatatagcctTTTAACTTAAGGCCTGGGACAATCCTGAgtttatcaagagtttaatcatctccttgtaggtcactatcagataaatagtgaatacactaaatttaaaggaccctaattgtatgaattcctactcccataacaacctaaacttaactaacaacagaacaaaattaagatgaaggcagcagtccagcagcaagagaggggccttccagtcttttgcactgaatgTCACATGTAAGATTTTTTACCCGCcgatgagagattgtatgtgtgcacctggtgcaaagagctcctatctGTCAGAGAAAgggtccaatctctggaggctagagtggcagacctggagtagctgatatacagatgagaccttcagagacataatagccaagttccaactccagtctagcagccctgatgctgccttggaggaggaaggtctcttgGTTGGACAGCATTAACCTggggcagcaggaaatgatcctgtagtaaggatctgctctccaggtaatgcattgtcctctcacactgagctacgtctcccagggctactgtccaggaggaaagggttaggttggccatcataggtggtgattcaattattaggaatgtagatagctgggtggctggtgggcgtgaggatcgccttgTAACATGCCTTCCTGGTGCAAAGGTgacggacctcacgcgtcacttagataggattttagacagggctagggaggcgccagctgtcatggtacatgtgagcatcaatgacaggaaaatgcgtgaggggaggttctggaaaccaaatttaggcttctaggtagaaagctgaaatctaaaacctccaaggtagcattctccaaaatgcttcctgttccacatgcaggtccctagaggcaggcagagctctggaatttcaatgcatggctaagacgatggtgtaaggaagagggattcagttttgtaaggaacagagggaaccttttgaggaagggggagacttttctgaagggatgggtgccaccttaaccagggtcgaaggaggctgctgatgctaacctttaaaaaggagatagtttaaaagctgctctaattcaaaggggaaagcctacagttgctcagcagtgcatggttcggagggaggtatcttcaaaggatactaatgaagcattacagcatcccaacagagaggttccaataataagaaaagtagtccatgtgcctataagtaaagaatcacctgagctaaaagattccaatttatccctgtcaactgaaaagtagagtgttaatacaaacaaaaaacactctgaaatgtttgtatgctgatgccagaagtctaagaagtaagatgggagagttagaatatatagtagtgaatgatgacatagacttaattggcatctcagagacatggtggaaagagtgTAACCAATGGTAAAGTGctgtaccagggtacaaattatatcccaATGATAGGAGCAagttggtggtggggtggcactttctattcaggatggcatagagtctaacaggataaagatcctgcatgataCTAAATGcacattccctgtatgtacccagatcagtctatagacagtgggttgagcctcctgtccagcagatggagacagaaaaactcaaagggtatcctatatcaggacagtgctccccctgtgtccctttagtatttctctgtctccagtagatgcaGATGGTAGAACCTGTGGTTCCTCTTCTTGTAGCAGTTTCTTGGACTGGGAAAGTTTCTCTTCCTTCCATTCTTTACTTTtaaaggatcaagcaagtatttcttaatctcaacctgtttaaaaaaaaaaagtttattcagCAGGAGCAGCAAGTCCTGTCTCCTCGCTCTTACTAGGGCCAAGGGGGGACCCTGTCCCCTTGAGTACTTCAGCCTAGGACCTTTTCCCAGTAGCCCATTGCCTGGCCCTGGgctgatactggtggtccagtccctcccccattGAGACCCCTGAGAAGATTCATGCTTCGGGTCTTTGGCTGACAGAGAAGTTtattcctctgtttttttttcagctgctgtttctttaagctttaaaaaaaaaaaaaaaaaagaagcttgtGTAAAGGGAGTACcctaaataaatttttttttttaaataatgactTACCTGATCCTGAAAGTCATTGCGAGGTGATTGCAGCTGGTAATGAGAGAGCCAGGGGCAGTGACAGCAACAGGGCAGGGGCTGAAGGCAGCGCTCTGCTGTGCTGCAAAGAACTGCCAGAGGCTGGGAGCTGAAACTGGAAAGGTGGAGAGGTAATGAGAGCCTGATTACTgtgattaaaacaaacaaacaacagagAGAGTATAAGCAACTGGGAAGATGAAAGGACAGCCTGAATTACAACTCTACCCAGAACACTGAAAAGAGTTGTCACTAATTTACTCACTGCTGAAGCAGACTGAgctcaagaagaaaaaaaataaaaaaaaaccacgttGTGAGGAAAAGCAGGAAGTGCTATCCTGACCTGACATCCCCAGCACAAGGGGGAGGAAGATTGCCTTGATTACAGGAGCCACAGGAGATTAAGAGGGATGCCGGTGACTGACACTGTATACACAGAGAGGATAGTGCAGTGAATGAGTTAACCTTCTGGTCACAGGAGACAACATTAAACAGGAAGCATCGCTGCCATCACTGAGAGCAGAGGCTGAAGTACTGACAGAAATGGAGAGTAAAAGCAGGAATGGAAAGATTTGGCTGACTGGTGATTATCAGTAGTGATTTTGAGGAGAAGAGCTGCTGTTGCCGGAGTATCTTTCTCCCACCTACTCAGACACAGAAAGGAAGATAAAAGAAACCTTTCCCTGCTGTAGTCACTGCCACTGATGAAACAGTCTCTGGTGAGTGCtgtaaagtttttgttttttttaagctgtgCTGAGACTCGGGATCAGGGAAGCCTGAGAGAAGTAAAAAGTTCAGGCACGTTGCAGTGACAGTTACTAGTGATGTCATGAACCTCCCACAatttctgaagggggggggggggggggcaccaatttagtgaaaaataaggaaaattagcCAATGTTAAACTGAAATAAGAGTAGCATGCAGGTTAGGGAAGGTTAATGACCTGTACAAATGTAGCAAACATCCTCTGAAAAGGCTTTTAATTATTCTATTTGTAATAGTTATTTTTAGACACAGGGGTTAAACAGGGAAGGAACTTACAAGCAGAAAcctttaaagaaaaatataaggAGTACAGGAACATAAAAATAAGAATTCCAAGACCaacaaaatttaaattaaaaaaatatacattttattcaACACCTAAGTACATATTAAAAGGTACtgataaataaaggaaaattaaatagtaaagagacaattttttaaaagtaaggaaatgttttatggaaataaaaagaaaagaaaaacctttctAAAAAGAGCAATTGGTATAGTCTGCCACCCCCAGAAAACATAGTATGGTCAGGCGCATCATCATCAGCTTAGTGTTAATCCCTATAATCAAGCTAGTAGGAGATGTCGTATCTAGGGACACGTGTCATTGGCTTCCTTGGATACGAGAAAAGAGGCCAGTGTAAGAGTATTAAAACTAGTTAAAGCACAAAGACTGAATTTAAAATTAGTGATCTATTAAAAGTCAACAAAGCTACCTAAAAATAAACAAGGACATCAGTatgtaataaaaattaaaaaaggaactATCAGACAATATTAAAAGGGAGAAATAATTAGCTCCCAGAACTATTTGATGGAATGACATCATCAAAAGCAGGGATAGCCTTGCAATGATAGCAAGTGACAGTTCATAGAGTAAGTCAGTTAGGAGCTAGCCCTTGAATGGAGAGGAACTGCTGACTGAGTTCTCTTCACTTAAGGCCTACTAAATATAGGAAAGTAGAAATAAATATCAGAACAGCTAAGAATGATTGAGAGACATTTGGGAAGTGTGAATGTAATGATTTTCATTACAATTTAAGTAAGTTTATATTGGTTTAATTAAGATAATTTATAAGTGACTCTGCGTATTATTGTCACTTTAGTAAgggatagtaaaaaaaacaaacaaacaattgagtgaaTGTTCCATATTAGCTGTTCTGTAACTTTAGAGTTAGGGATaataattattctttattttaatatAGTTAGTACAAACAAAGTTTCAATAAGTCAACAAAGACATTCACATTAGGGTACATTTCAGACTAAGCTTTTGGAAGATCGAGGAGCGGTTTAGGGAGttagtcttatttttttttagttgtttaaAGAGAGGATagtaggaagaagaagaaagaaagaagaaagaagatataaCTGGCCAGCAACAAAAGAGAATGTACAAGAACAAGAACAGATAAGTAACTTTGCTTAAGCACTATAGTGATAGCCAGGCCTGAGCTCACAATTGAAATAATTCTTATagcaagaaggaaaagaaaacaaagactaTCATCAATCTTCTTTATATGGACTGTATTATTATCTTTACTAGGAGAGAAAAGTCAAAACAAAGTACAGAATAATTATATCAAGAGACTATTAATAATTATCTTTTGGAAAAACCTAAAGTAAAAACATATGTAGTTACTTATTCGATATAAATTGCtatattgtattgttttaaaTGATTCTGTTTATATAGGGTTTCATTTATAACATTTGATCTGTTAAAAAAGTAAATTctgtagaaataaaaataaaatattagtattccctgtacgtaccaggatcagtccagacacctgggttgtgactccgcaccagcagatggagacagagcaaaacttgtctggcaccccctacatatagtaaggcgccacccacagtccctcagtcttactctgtctccagcagatggggcaggtccacccacagtctctgttGATCCTGGTTAGTGGTTAGCTAGTcaggggaattaaaaaaaaataataataataaaagagaagaaaaagggtaGTCGTTCGCAGCTGTCGCCCGGGTCCTggtagcctcccaggggggttgcgaggttctgaggggaccacccccccctggttgaggccgctgctggggttgaggacccggcctattctggcagcagcgtcgggggtgacaccggggagcccggttcactcacccctgctggaggagaaaggtcaggACCAGGGCCAGCGACgaggttagaaaaaaaaaaaaaaagttgtattttattttttgttcggCGGGCCGTCCCCTCTCGGGGTTTTTTCTcggcagaagggggggggggggggggggtcgccgtTGGCTGCGCTCGTTGTCCGaattactttatttaatttatttgactTCTTGATTCCGCTCCCGGCTGCGGGCTGAGACAGCGCGCCGCATGCCGACAGGTGCTCCGTGCCGCGcttgcggctcggcgcgctcacGGGTGTCTCGAGCGGGAATGTATGCTGCCTGTGCTGCGGGCGGCGAGGGGCCGTCCGAGGGTGGTCGGGGGGTCCGGCCCAGGCTGCCGCGCGACGGGCTGGATGCAGGAGGCTGTGCcgatccgttcccgctgagcgcgggaacggcagccattttggaaacCGTGTGAGAGACCACGAGGAAAGCGGCGGGGGTGGCCAttttgcctcccgcgctttccccacAGCAGCGGGCCGCCTGGGGGGACCCCCCGGGGGGGCCCGATTCTCCGGAGGTTCGGAGCCTGGAGGAGGCCTCTTCAGATTCTGAGGTCTCTTTTTCATCGGATTTTGCAGGCTTACTGCACAAACTTTTAAAGTATAAGAGGTCCCGGAGAAAAAGAAGAAGGCCGGACAGAGGGGGCTCGGACAAACGGTCAGAGCCCCGGAAGAAGAGGGCGGGGGAGGGTCCTCGGAGACCCGCGGACCCGCCCAGGGAACGACGGCCCTTGCGGGGAGTTCCACAGGATACCGAGTCCGAGTCAGCATCGTCCGCAGCAGAGGAACCGGACGGTGAGACCCCGGGGGGCGCCGGAGCTCCCGACGAGGCGGACGTGGCACATCCAGGAACCGCCAAAGGTGCGCCAGCTGTGGAAGGTGACGATCCCAAAGTCGTACGTCTGTTTCGGAAGGAGGAGCTGGCACCGCTGATCCCAGCTATCCTTCGGGAGGTAGGTGTAGATGCCCCTCCGGTAGGGTCTCGAACAGATGCCAAGATGGATCCGGTGTTGCTGGGCCTTACGGGGCCGGCTGTAGCTTTTCCGTTCCACTTCTCGGCGACCGATATCctattccgggaatgggatactccggagttaggCCTGAAGGTGAGTAAagctatggacaagctgtacCCGTTGCCGGATGACGCGCTGGACATCCTTCGTTTTCCCAGGGTGGATGCCGCGGTGTCGGCAGTTACGAAGCGGTCCACCATTCCGGTTACCGGAGCCACGGCCCTTAAGGATATTCAGGATCGGAAGCTTGAGGGTCAGCTGAAGAAGGTGTTCGAGGCTTCGGCCCTGGGAGTCCGCGCGGCTATTTGCAGTAACTTTGCGCTGTGAGCAGGTTTGCGCTGGGCTCAGGTTCTTCAGGCCAATGCAGGTCTTTCGGGAGAAGAGGCGGCGCAGGCAGACCGGCTGGAGGCAGTAATAGCGTATAGCGCGGATGCCATGCATGACGTCCTGCAGACGTCGGCCAGGGCCATGGTTTCGGCAGTTTCGGCACGCCGGTTGCTGTGGCTCagaaattgggc from Rhinatrema bivittatum chromosome 3, aRhiBiv1.1, whole genome shotgun sequence includes these protein-coding regions:
- the LOC115087345 gene encoding oocyte zinc finger protein XlCOF7.1-like isoform X2: MSALVSEQASVTFSDVAAYFLEGEWDILGEWQKELYKKIIKEIHSILVSQGYSILNPDVIFKIKKEDEKYFTQRCEWEGKENMSLPIVTSVFSLSIKQEEDLPFLDPPESEATEEIHSPVTSFSNVKPDILIRFKQEEFKTEPERWEEGGNLTITGMCEKLHEADHGLRKKSKKQQRGQWKQRNGQQRDEWKPKDPFRNCSDPSEYCEGGISKFTPSWFKEKVPEGERPNACTERGRNSNHCPNLVQTVRLDEGQQPVQSADKWENLITNSHSVKHQEKIECGNTITVGSSHTYIQQYHKREKECISTEDGKLANTTQKKHLKCLWCEKCFVCRAELENHIRIHSRGRTFQCTEDEERFTKKSNQLKQKKINRRDKPFKCTECEKCFRYRSWLIIHQRSHKGQMPFKCSACDKCFNHKSDVRKDEIHTDEKPFKCSECDKCFGQKGNLRQHEITHKNEKPFKCSVCDKCFGHKHHLQRHEMIHRNEKPFKCSVCNKCFGRQHHVQRHEMIHRNEKPFKCSHCDKCFNQKCDVRKHERIHTGEKPFKCSQCEKCFIQKSDVRKHERIHTGEKPFKCSQCDKCFNQKCDVRKHERIHTGAKPFKCSKCDKCFNQKSDVRKHERIHMSEKIYKGRFSLIHCKC
- the LOC115087345 gene encoding zinc finger protein 93-like isoform X1, which produces MSALVSEQASVTFSDVAAYFLEGEWDILGEWQKELYKKIIKEIHSILVSQGYSILNPDVIFKIKKEDEKYFTQRCEWEGKENMSLPIVTSVFSLSIKQEEDLPFLDPPESEATEEIHSPVTSFSNVKPDILIRFKQEEFKTEPERWEEGGNLTITGMCEKLHEADHGLRKKSKKQQRGQWKQRNGQQRDEWKPKDPFRNCSDPSEYCEGGISKFTPSWFKEKVPEGERPNACTERGRNSNHCPNLVQTVRLDEGQQPVQSADKWENLITNSHSVKHQEKIECGNTITVGSSHTYIQQYHKREKECISTEDGKLANTTQKKHLKCLWCEKCFVCRAELENHIRIHSRGRTFQCTEDEERFTKKSNQLKQKKINRRDKPFKCTECEKCFRYRSWLIIHQRSHKGQMPFKCSACDKCFNHKSDVRKDEIHTDEKPFKCSECDKCFGQKGNLRQHEITHKNEKPFKCSVCDKCFGHKHHLQRHEMIHRNEKPFKCSVCNKCFGRQHHVQRHEMIHRNEKPFKCSHCDKCFNQKCDVRKHERIHTGEKPFKCSQCEKCFIQKSDVRKHERIHTGEKPFKCSQCDKCFNQKCDVRKHERIHTGAKPFKCSKCDKCFNQKSDVRKHERIHTGEKPFKCSQCDKCFNQKCDVRKHERIHTGAKPFKCSKCDKCFNQKSDVRKHERIHMSEKIYKGRFSLIHCKC
- the LOC115087345 gene encoding gastrula zinc finger protein XlCGF26.1-like isoform X3, producing the protein MSLPIVTSVFSLSIKQEEDLPFLDPPESEATEEIHSPVTSFSNVKPDILIRFKQEEFKTEPERWEEGGNLTITGMCEKLHEADHGLRKKSKKQQRGQWKQRNGQQRDEWKPKDPFRNCSDPSEYCEGGISKFTPSWFKEKVPEGERPNACTERGRNSNHCPNLVQTVRLDEGQQPVQSADKWENLITNSHSVKHQEKIECGNTITVGSSHTYIQQYHKREKECISTEDGKLANTTQKKHLKCLWCEKCFVCRAELENHIRIHSRGRTFQCTEDEERFTKKSNQLKQKKINRRDKPFKCTECEKCFRYRSWLIIHQRSHKGQMPFKCSACDKCFNHKSDVRKDEIHTDEKPFKCSECDKCFGQKGNLRQHEITHKNEKPFKCSVCDKCFGHKHHLQRHEMIHRNEKPFKCSVCNKCFGRQHHVQRHEMIHRNEKPFKCSHCDKCFNQKCDVRKHERIHTGEKPFKCSQCEKCFIQKSDVRKHERIHTGEKPFKCSQCDKCFNQKCDVRKHERIHTGAKPFKCSKCDKCFNQKSDVRKHERIHTGEKPFKCSQCDKCFNQKCDVRKHERIHTGAKPFKCSKCDKCFNQKSDVRKHERIHMSEKIYKGRFSLIHCKC